A genomic region of Serratia fonticola contains the following coding sequences:
- a CDS encoding Lrp/AsnC family transcriptional regulator, with product MYNIDDFDMKILTLLQANGRLTNQELSELVGLSASQCSRRRISLEQAQLIKGYHARLAPEAVGLGLVGLIEVSLLTHTQEQIDSFHQMLEEVDAIVDAYKTTGDADYLLKVAVADLPALSDFLSQTLSRHKSVAHFKTAVVLERLKENGLLPVAR from the coding sequence ATGTACAACATTGACGATTTTGATATGAAAATCCTGACGCTGTTACAGGCCAATGGTCGTCTGACCAATCAGGAATTGAGCGAACTGGTTGGGCTTTCGGCTTCCCAATGTTCGCGGCGACGCATCAGCCTGGAACAGGCGCAACTGATCAAAGGGTATCATGCGCGTTTGGCACCAGAGGCCGTTGGCCTGGGGTTGGTTGGCTTGATCGAAGTGAGTCTGCTGACTCATACCCAAGAGCAGATTGACAGTTTTCATCAGATGCTCGAGGAAGTGGACGCGATTGTTGACGCTTACAAAACCACCGGTGATGCGGATTATCTGTTAAAAGTGGCCGTTGCCGACTTACCTGCATTAAGTGATTTTCTTAGCCAGACGCTTTCCCGGCACAAAAGTGTGGCGCATTTCAAAACGGCGGTGGTGCTTGAGCGCCTTAAAGAAAACGGTTTACTGCCAGTAGCGCGATAA